AGGAAAATGGCAATCAGGCGCATCGTTTCGGGCTTGGTTCTACTGTCTTATATGTAAATCGGGGCGGACACTGATGCCCACCCCGGCTTGATTACTTCAGATTATAAAACGCGCCACGGCCAGGATAGCTGGCGACGTCGCCCAGGTCTTCTTCGATACGCAGCAGCTGGTTGTACTTGGCCATGCGGTCCGAACGCGACATCGAGCCGGTCTTGATCTGCAAGGCGTTCATGCCAACGGCGATATCCGCAATGGTCGAATCTTCAGTCTCGCCCGAACGGTGCGAGATCACTGCGGTGTAGCCGGCGCGCTTGGCCATTTCAATCGCAGCGAAAGTTTCGGTCAAGGTGCCGATCTGGTTGATCTTGATCAGGATCGAATTGGCGATGTCCTTGTCGATGCCTTCTTTCAGGATCTTGGTGTTGGTGACGAACAGGTCGTCGCCCACCAGCTGGACCTTCTTGCCGAGGGTTTCGGTCAGCAGTTTCCAGCCGTCCCAGTCGTTTTCCGCCATGCCGTCTTCGATGCTGATGATCGGGTACTTGTCGCACCACGATGCCAGCAGACCGGTGAACTGAGCGCCGGTCAGGGTCATGTTTTCGCCGGCCAGGACATAGCTGCCGTTCTTGTAGAATTCGCTGGCGGCGCAATCCAGGCCGAGGGCGATCTGGGTGCCTGGCTCGTAGCCGGCCGCTTCAATCGCCTGGATGATCAGCTTCAGCGCTTCTTCATGGCTGGCCAGGTTAGGCGCAAAGCCGCCCTCATCACCAACCGAGGTGGCCAGGCCCTTGTCGTGCAGGATTTTCTTCAACGCGTGGAATACTTCAGCGCCGTAACGCAGCGCTTCGCGGAAGCTAGGTGCGCCGACCGGGATGATCATGAATTCCTGGATATCCAGGTTGTTGTCGGCATGTTCGCCGCCGTTGATGACGTTCATCATCGGCACCGGCATTTGCATCGCGCCGCTGCCGCCGAAATAACGGTACAGCGGCAGACCAGCTTCTTCAGCAGCAGCCTTGGCCACCGCCATCGACACTGCCAGCATGGCGTTGGCGCCCAGGCGGCCCTTGTTTTCAGTGCCGTCGAGATCGATCAGGGTGCGATCCAGGAACGCTTGTTCGCTGGCATCCAGACCCATGATGGCTTCAGAAATTTCAGTGTTGATATGCTCGCAGGCTTTGAGGACGCCCTTGCCGCCGTAACGGCTCTTGTCGCCGTCGCGCAGCTCGATCGCTTCGCGCGAACCGGTGGATGCGCCGGACGGCACAGCCGCGCGGCCCATCACGCCGGATTCCAGCAGGACGTCGCACTCTACAGTCGGATTACCGCGCGAATCAATAATTTCGCGGCCAATGATGTCAACGATTGCACTCATGTATTTCCCTATCAAATAAAAATATG
The sequence above is a segment of the Collimonas sp. PA-H2 genome. Coding sequences within it:
- the eno gene encoding phosphopyruvate hydratase; translated protein: MSAIVDIIGREIIDSRGNPTVECDVLLESGVMGRAAVPSGASTGSREAIELRDGDKSRYGGKGVLKACEHINTEISEAIMGLDASEQAFLDRTLIDLDGTENKGRLGANAMLAVSMAVAKAAAEEAGLPLYRYFGGSGAMQMPVPMMNVINGGEHADNNLDIQEFMIIPVGAPSFREALRYGAEVFHALKKILHDKGLATSVGDEGGFAPNLASHEEALKLIIQAIEAAGYEPGTQIALGLDCAASEFYKNGSYVLAGENMTLTGAQFTGLLASWCDKYPIISIEDGMAENDWDGWKLLTETLGKKVQLVGDDLFVTNTKILKEGIDKDIANSILIKINQIGTLTETFAAIEMAKRAGYTAVISHRSGETEDSTIADIAVGMNALQIKTGSMSRSDRMAKYNQLLRIEEDLGDVASYPGRGAFYNLK